Proteins encoded by one window of Bradyrhizobium sp. B097:
- a CDS encoding TetR/AcrR family transcriptional regulator: MRLRILEAAKQEFAAHGLAGARVDRIAANADANKRMLYYHVGNKEDLYLEVLEGAYEKIRAEERTLDLEHLDPPEAIGRLIDFTWNYFLRNPEFLALLNTENLAKAKHLKRSTKVKSMHSPFVEMIRTVVTRGVESGDFRDTVDPVQLYISIAGLAFFYLSNSATLSVIFGRDLLKKDARDERLEHMTALVLAALTGKSTAAFGSAMPPRRAAEHRVV, translated from the coding sequence ATGCGGCTGCGGATTCTCGAGGCGGCCAAGCAGGAATTCGCCGCCCATGGCCTCGCCGGCGCGCGGGTCGACCGCATCGCGGCCAATGCCGACGCCAACAAGCGCATGCTGTATTACCACGTCGGCAACAAGGAGGATCTCTATCTCGAGGTGCTGGAGGGCGCCTACGAGAAGATCCGCGCCGAGGAGCGCACGCTCGATCTCGAGCACCTCGACCCGCCCGAGGCGATCGGGCGCCTGATCGACTTCACGTGGAACTATTTTCTGCGCAATCCCGAGTTCCTGGCGCTGCTGAACACGGAAAACCTCGCCAAGGCAAAGCACCTGAAGCGCTCGACCAAGGTCAAGTCGATGCACTCGCCCTTTGTCGAGATGATACGCACCGTGGTGACGCGCGGGGTCGAGAGCGGCGATTTCCGCGACACGGTCGATCCGGTGCAGCTCTATATCTCGATCGCCGGGCTGGCGTTCTTCTATCTCTCCAACAGCGCCACGCTGAGCGTGATCTTCGGCCGCGACCTGCTCAAGAAGGACGCCCGCGACGAGCGGCTCGAGCACATGACCGCGCTGGTGCTGGCGGCGCTGACCGGCAAGTCTACCGCAGCGTTTGGCAGCGCGATGCCGCCGCGGCGCGCGGCGGAACACCGGGTGGTGTGA
- the rbsK gene encoding ribokinase encodes MGRVFVAGSINMDVVATAERHPRIGETVAGEAVLYFPGGKGANQAVASAKQGVPTTLVGRLGTDAFGKELRAFLAAQGVDLSFVKDTGSAHSGTAIITLANADNTIVVVPGANGLVDADDVAAPVLAKGDVAVSQFEIPLPTIAAFFSRARAAGATTILNPAPAKPADKALLDLVDVLILNETELGLLTGAELRDSDDPSRFAEAARTLGLGKTVCVTLGKRGVLALVEDQPLLVPGREVKAVDTTGAGDCFVGALASQLAIGRPLGDALAYANIAASICVQRMGAAPSMPTAQEVAAILSPSRPGESRDP; translated from the coding sequence ATGGGGCGCGTCTTCGTCGCCGGTAGCATCAATATGGACGTGGTGGCGACCGCCGAGCGCCATCCGCGGATCGGCGAAACCGTCGCCGGCGAGGCCGTGCTGTATTTTCCCGGCGGCAAGGGCGCCAACCAGGCGGTAGCGTCGGCCAAGCAGGGCGTGCCGACCACGCTGGTCGGCCGGCTCGGCACCGATGCGTTCGGCAAGGAGCTGAGAGCCTTCCTTGCCGCGCAAGGCGTCGATCTCTCCTTCGTCAAGGACACCGGCAGCGCGCATTCGGGCACGGCGATCATCACGCTCGCCAATGCCGACAACACGATCGTCGTCGTGCCGGGCGCCAACGGGCTGGTCGATGCCGATGATGTCGCGGCCCCCGTGCTTGCGAAAGGTGACGTCGCGGTCAGCCAGTTCGAGATCCCGCTGCCGACGATCGCCGCATTCTTCAGCCGCGCCCGCGCCGCTGGCGCCACCACGATCCTCAATCCGGCACCGGCCAAACCGGCCGACAAGGCGCTGCTCGATCTCGTCGATGTCCTGATCCTCAACGAGACCGAGCTTGGCCTGCTCACGGGAGCGGAGCTGCGCGACAGCGACGACCCATCGCGCTTCGCCGAAGCGGCACGGACCTTGGGGCTTGGCAAGACCGTCTGCGTCACGCTCGGCAAGCGCGGCGTGCTGGCGCTGGTCGAGGATCAACCGTTGCTCGTGCCCGGACGCGAGGTCAAGGCCGTCGACACCACAGGCGCCGGCGATTGCTTCGTCGGCGCCCTCGCCTCGCAGCTCGCCATCGGCAGGCCGCTCGGCGACGCGCTGGCCTACGCCAACATCGCCGCCTCGATCTGCGTGCAACGGATGGGGGCCGCGCCGTCGATGCCGACAGCGCAGGAGGTGGCCGCTATTCTCTCCCCGAGTCGTCCCGGCGAAAGCCGGGACCCATAA
- a CDS encoding sugar kinase yields MQALFIGQTYIDVTFITDHMPVGDEKHVADAYAVSFGGNAVTAAFCCAKLGVEPDLIATMANDWLGRMFWDMADRYGISFHPRKVNSSSLSFIMPNDGKRAIVRCRDDQHIHPFPLLNIKGCRALHIDGHQPDAAIHYAKLCREDGILTSLDGGGLRTNTHELLAFIDVAIVAERLCEQMDKTPEQMLDYLKSRGCRVGGITMGERGLLWYDEAGTVQTLPALPIPRKRVIDTNGAGDVFHGAYIYSYLANPGKVWHEHFEFARAASTYKIQKLGNEAGLPTLADIAAVKQEFGAAV; encoded by the coding sequence ATGCAGGCTCTCTTCATTGGACAGACCTATATCGACGTCACCTTCATCACGGATCACATGCCTGTCGGCGACGAGAAGCACGTTGCGGACGCCTATGCGGTGTCGTTCGGCGGCAACGCGGTGACCGCGGCGTTCTGCTGCGCCAAGCTCGGCGTCGAGCCGGACCTGATCGCCACCATGGCCAATGACTGGCTGGGACGGATGTTCTGGGACATGGCCGACAGGTACGGCATCTCGTTCCATCCGCGCAAGGTGAACTCCTCCTCGCTGTCCTTCATCATGCCCAACGACGGCAAGCGCGCCATTGTCCGCTGCCGCGACGACCAGCACATCCATCCCTTTCCGCTGCTGAACATCAAGGGCTGCCGCGCGCTGCATATCGACGGCCACCAGCCGGACGCCGCGATCCATTACGCAAAGCTCTGCCGTGAGGACGGTATCCTGACCTCGCTCGACGGCGGCGGCCTGCGCACCAACACCCACGAGCTGCTCGCGTTCATCGACGTCGCGATCGTCGCCGAACGGCTGTGCGAGCAGATGGACAAGACGCCGGAGCAGATGCTCGACTATCTCAAGAGCCGCGGCTGCCGGGTCGGCGGCATCACCATGGGTGAGCGCGGCCTGCTCTGGTATGACGAGGCGGGCACGGTGCAAACGCTGCCGGCATTGCCGATTCCGCGCAAGCGCGTGATCGACACCAACGGCGCCGGCGACGTCTTCCACGGCGCCTACATCTATTCTTATCTCGCCAATCCCGGCAAAGTCTGGCATGAGCATTTCGAGTTCGCGCGCGCAGCGTCGACCTACAAAATCCAGAAGCTCGGCAACGAGGCCGGCCTGCCGACGCTCGCCGACATCGCGGCGGTCAAGCAGGAGTTCGGCGCCGCAGTCTGA
- a CDS encoding sugar phosphate isomerase/epimerase family protein, protein MRDFSNDHRWLSLNTATVRKQGDLIAIIEACARHGIRAIDPWRDQVASVGLDRAVRAVKDAGLDLSGYCRGGMFTADSAHRSEARDDNRRSVDEAAALGAPCIVLVAGGLPQYSRPGSTASKDIAAARNQVHDGIAEMLDYAKQAKLPLAIEPLHPAYAADRACVNTTKHALDICDALDPGRTGAIGVALDVYHIWWDPELKSQIARAGKDRLLAFHVCDWLVPTKDILNDRGMMGDGVIDIKSVRAMVEAQGFAGYSEIEIFSNDWWSRPLDEVLRTCIERHRSVV, encoded by the coding sequence ATGCGCGATTTTTCCAACGACCATCGCTGGCTGTCGCTGAACACGGCGACGGTCCGCAAGCAGGGCGATCTCATCGCCATCATCGAGGCCTGCGCCCGCCATGGCATCCGCGCCATCGATCCCTGGCGCGACCAGGTCGCTAGCGTCGGCCTCGACCGCGCCGTGCGTGCAGTGAAAGATGCCGGCCTCGATCTCTCAGGCTATTGCCGCGGCGGCATGTTCACCGCGGACAGCGCGCATCGCAGCGAGGCGCGCGACGACAATCGCCGCTCGGTCGACGAGGCGGCGGCGCTCGGCGCTCCCTGCATCGTGCTCGTGGCTGGCGGCCTGCCGCAATATTCGCGGCCGGGCAGCACGGCGTCCAAGGATATCGCGGCGGCGCGCAACCAGGTGCATGACGGCATCGCCGAGATGCTGGACTATGCAAAACAGGCAAAACTGCCGCTCGCGATCGAGCCGCTGCATCCGGCCTATGCCGCCGACCGTGCCTGCGTGAACACCACGAAACACGCGCTCGACATCTGCGACGCGCTCGATCCCGGCCGCACCGGCGCGATCGGCGTCGCGCTCGACGTCTATCACATCTGGTGGGATCCCGAACTCAAGAGCCAGATCGCGCGCGCCGGCAAGGATCGGCTGCTCGCGTTCCACGTCTGCGACTGGCTGGTGCCGACCAAGGACATCCTCAATGACCGTGGCATGATGGGCGATGGGGTCATCGACATCAAATCCGTGCGCGCGATGGTCGAGGCGCAGGGCTTTGCCGGCTATTCGGAGATCGAGATCTTCTCGAATGACTGGTGGAGCCGGCCGCTGGACGAGGTGCTGCGCACTTGCATCGAGCGGCACCGCTCGGTGGTCTGA
- a CDS encoding dihydrodipicolinate synthase family protein has translation MNKPILPISSLSLKLPTADGGLETYRLAASRTFPAKLTGALNRVAFSAAHVVADPRADADPWLTAAIDWDKTIAFREHVWDLGLGVAEAMDTAQRGMGLDWATSLELIQRSVRAAKAKGNALVFSGAGTDHLAVEDARSIDDVIRAYEEQIAAVEKAGGRIILMASRALAKLGRNADDYAKVYDRVLSQVREPVIIHWLGDMFDPALSGYWGTADLDKAMDIAVAVINANAAKVDGVKVSLLDKQREIDMRRRLDPRVKMYTGDDFNYAELIAGDDRGFSHALLGIFDAIAPAASYALSRLAAGDEAGFHDVLGPTVPLSRHIFKAPTRFYKTGIVFMAYLNGHQDHFTMVGGQESARSTLHLAELFRLADQAGLFANPELATRRMAAIMATRGIDA, from the coding sequence ATGAACAAACCGATCCTGCCGATATCGTCGCTATCGCTGAAGCTGCCGACCGCCGATGGCGGCCTCGAAACCTATCGCCTGGCGGCGTCGCGGACCTTTCCGGCGAAGCTCACGGGCGCGCTCAATCGTGTCGCGTTCTCGGCCGCCCATGTGGTGGCGGATCCGCGCGCCGACGCCGATCCCTGGCTGACGGCCGCGATCGACTGGGACAAGACGATCGCGTTCCGCGAACACGTCTGGGACCTCGGCCTTGGCGTTGCCGAGGCGATGGACACCGCACAGCGTGGCATGGGGCTGGACTGGGCGACCTCGCTCGAATTGATCCAGCGCTCGGTGAGAGCGGCGAAGGCAAAGGGCAATGCGCTGGTGTTCTCGGGCGCCGGCACCGACCATCTCGCGGTGGAGGACGCCAGGTCGATCGACGATGTGATCCGTGCCTATGAGGAGCAGATCGCAGCGGTCGAGAAAGCCGGTGGACGCATCATCCTGATGGCCTCGCGCGCGCTGGCAAAGCTCGGCAGGAATGCGGACGATTACGCGAAGGTCTACGACCGCGTGCTGTCGCAGGTCCGCGAGCCCGTCATCATCCACTGGCTCGGCGACATGTTCGATCCGGCTCTGTCTGGCTACTGGGGCACGGCCGACCTCGACAAGGCGATGGACATTGCGGTTGCGGTCATCAACGCCAATGCGGCCAAGGTCGATGGCGTCAAGGTCTCGCTGCTCGACAAGCAGCGCGAGATCGACATGCGGCGGCGGCTCGATCCGCGTGTCAAGATGTACACCGGCGACGACTTCAACTATGCGGAGCTGATCGCCGGCGACGACCGGGGCTTCTCCCACGCGCTGCTCGGCATCTTCGACGCCATTGCGCCGGCGGCGTCCTACGCGCTGTCGCGGCTGGCTGCGGGCGATGAGGCCGGCTTCCACGACGTGCTGGGCCCGACGGTGCCGCTGTCGCGCCACATCTTCAAGGCGCCGACCCGCTTCTACAAGACCGGCATCGTGTTCATGGCCTATCTCAACGGGCACCAGGATCACTTCACGATGGTCGGCGGACAGGAGAGCGCGCGCTCGACCCTGCATCTGGCCGAGCTGTTCCGGCTCGCCGACCAAGCCGGGCTGTTCGCCAATCCGGAGCTCGCGACGCGCCGAATGGCGGCGATCATGGCCACCCGCGGTATCGACGCCTGA
- a CDS encoding ABC transporter substrate-binding protein, protein MLNWYVYGEHAPFYYGKAKGIYATEGIDLEIQEGRGSAATTQAVAAKTADFGYVDVPTMMRAAVKGAPVIATGVLLQTSPMSAMGLVDKNIRKPEDIKGKTVAITPADSMTQIWPLFLKKTGLKESDFQTVAGDGQTKLNAVINGQADLLLGYVMDQSMKIKDATGKDVYPIKFADYGINMVSSGIIANSDYVKANADLVRRFMSATTKAVEAAEKEPKAAAQSILDANPKGGKIDTLTQGFELTIPLYRTAETKAKRPFQVTDQNMTESVNLMVEYGGLDAKAKANPKAFYTNDYLPKGDS, encoded by the coding sequence ATGCTGAACTGGTACGTCTATGGCGAGCACGCGCCGTTCTATTATGGCAAAGCCAAGGGCATCTATGCCACTGAGGGCATCGACCTCGAGATCCAGGAAGGCCGCGGCTCGGCCGCGACCACGCAGGCGGTGGCGGCCAAGACCGCCGATTTCGGCTATGTCGACGTGCCCACGATGATGCGCGCCGCGGTGAAGGGCGCGCCGGTCATCGCCACCGGCGTGCTGCTGCAGACCAGCCCGATGTCGGCGATGGGCCTCGTCGACAAGAACATCAGGAAGCCCGAGGACATCAAGGGCAAGACGGTCGCGATCACGCCGGCGGATTCGATGACGCAGATCTGGCCGCTGTTCCTGAAGAAGACCGGCCTCAAGGAGAGCGACTTCCAGACCGTCGCCGGCGACGGCCAGACCAAGCTCAACGCCGTCATCAACGGCCAGGCCGATCTCTTGCTCGGCTACGTCATGGACCAGTCGATGAAGATCAAGGACGCTACCGGCAAGGACGTCTACCCGATCAAGTTCGCCGACTACGGCATCAACATGGTGTCGTCGGGCATCATCGCGAACTCCGACTATGTGAAGGCCAACGCCGACCTCGTCCGCCGCTTCATGTCGGCGACCACCAAGGCGGTGGAAGCCGCGGAGAAAGAGCCGAAGGCAGCCGCGCAGTCGATCCTCGACGCCAACCCGAAGGGTGGCAAGATCGACACGCTGACGCAGGGTTTTGAGCTGACGATCCCGCTCTATCGCACGGCGGAGACCAAGGCCAAGCGGCCGTTCCAGGTCACCGACCAGAACATGACCGAGTCGGTCAATCTGATGGTCGAATATGGCGGCCTCGACGCCAAGGCCAAGGCCAATCCGAAGGCGTTCTACACCAACGACTATCTGCCGAAGGGTGACTCGTGA
- a CDS encoding ABC transporter permease, with protein MAEAKSPSGVSKVLNAAWVRPFLFLVVIVVAWDLAIRLFHIPAYQIPSPGDVVAVLWSDWPELLRQSWPTTYATICGFLLSALFGIPTAMLIAGSRTVESYVYPLLVFSQSVPKIAIAPLFVVWFGFGIIPKVISAFLLGFFPVVVSAVQGFKSVDPDMVDLARAMQGSRFKVFCAVNLPHAMPAIFSGLKVSVTLAVVGAVVGEFVGSNSGIGYVMQRSIGTFDLPTMFAALVILALLGVILFWIVDRIERLVIPWHVSQRDDIIFAS; from the coding sequence GTGGCGGAGGCAAAGAGCCCTTCGGGCGTGTCGAAGGTGCTGAATGCGGCGTGGGTGCGTCCGTTCCTGTTCCTGGTGGTCATCGTGGTGGCCTGGGACCTCGCGATCCGCCTGTTCCACATCCCGGCCTATCAGATCCCGTCGCCCGGCGACGTCGTCGCGGTGCTGTGGAGCGACTGGCCGGAGCTGCTGCGGCAGTCCTGGCCGACCACCTATGCGACGATCTGCGGTTTCCTGCTCTCGGCGCTGTTCGGCATTCCCACAGCGATGCTGATCGCGGGCTCGAGGACGGTCGAGAGCTACGTCTATCCGCTCTTGGTGTTCTCCCAATCGGTGCCGAAGATCGCGATCGCGCCGCTGTTCGTGGTGTGGTTCGGCTTCGGCATCATCCCCAAGGTGATCTCCGCGTTCCTGCTCGGCTTCTTCCCCGTGGTGGTGTCGGCCGTGCAGGGCTTCAAGTCGGTCGATCCCGACATGGTTGATTTGGCGCGCGCGATGCAGGGCAGCCGCTTCAAGGTGTTCTGCGCGGTCAACCTGCCGCATGCGATGCCTGCGATCTTCTCCGGCCTGAAGGTCTCGGTGACGCTCGCCGTGGTCGGCGCGGTGGTCGGCGAGTTCGTCGGCTCCAATTCCGGCATCGGCTACGTGATGCAGCGCTCGATCGGCACCTTCGACCTGCCGACGATGTTCGCCGCGCTGGTGATCCTGGCGCTGCTCGGCGTCATCCTGTTCTGGATCGTCGACCGCATCGAGCGGCTGGTGATCCCCTGGCACGTCAGCCAGCGCGACGACATCATCTTCGCGTCCTAG
- a CDS encoding ABC transporter ATP-binding protein, whose amino-acid sequence MNPATKPVDVNQPAARLRLVSDRAAGATPGIQLSGVSKTYRSRDGDVPSLRPLDFTINDGEFFVVVGPSGCGKSTLLKMISGLLPPTTGEVLVDGEPVTKPHGNVGIVFQNALLLPWRNILSNVMLPIDMKELPRDKYLARAKALLKLVGLEGFEKKLPWQLSGGMQQRASICRALVHDPKIMLMDEPFGALDAMTRERMNVELMRIQRETGKTVLLITHSIPEAVFLADRVLVMTERPGAIAAIYDVPMPRPRSLETMSDPVFTELVQRIRKHFFTQGPLD is encoded by the coding sequence ATGAATCCTGCAACCAAACCAGTCGATGTCAACCAGCCCGCCGCGCGTCTGCGCCTGGTCTCGGATCGCGCCGCTGGCGCCACGCCGGGCATCCAGCTCTCCGGCGTATCGAAGACCTACCGATCGCGCGACGGCGATGTGCCGTCGCTGCGGCCGCTCGACTTCACCATTAATGACGGCGAGTTCTTTGTCGTGGTCGGGCCCTCCGGCTGCGGCAAGTCCACGCTCCTCAAGATGATCTCCGGCCTGCTGCCGCCGACCACCGGCGAGGTGCTGGTCGACGGCGAGCCGGTGACGAAGCCGCACGGCAATGTCGGCATCGTATTCCAGAACGCGCTGCTGCTGCCGTGGCGCAACATCCTCTCCAACGTGATGCTGCCGATCGACATGAAGGAGCTGCCGCGGGACAAATATCTCGCCCGCGCCAAGGCACTGCTGAAGCTGGTCGGGCTCGAGGGTTTCGAGAAGAAGCTGCCCTGGCAGCTGTCCGGCGGCATGCAGCAGCGCGCCTCGATCTGCCGCGCGCTGGTGCATGATCCCAAGATCATGCTGATGGACGAGCCGTTCGGCGCGCTCGACGCCATGACGCGCGAGCGGATGAATGTCGAGCTGATGCGGATCCAGCGCGAGACCGGCAAGACGGTTCTGTTGATCACGCACTCGATCCCCGAAGCCGTGTTCCTCGCCGACCGCGTTCTCGTGATGACCGAGCGGCCCGGCGCGATCGCCGCGATCTACGACGTGCCGATGCCGCGGCCGCGCTCGCTTGAGACGATGTCCGATCCCGTCTTCACCGAGCTGGTGCAGCGGATCCGGAAGCATTTCTTCACGCAGGGGCCGCTGGATTAA
- a CDS encoding Gfo/Idh/MocA family oxidoreductase produces MTTKRLGLIMNGITGRMGLNQHLIRSIVAIREQGGVQLANGDRIMPDPILVGRDAEKVAALAKRFNVERHTTDLDRALADKGDTLFFDAATTQARPSLLTKAINAGKHVYCEKPIATNLEEAVAVVKLANAKGLKHGTVQDKLFLPGLKKLAFLRDSGFFGRMLSVRGEFGYWVFEGGWQDAQRPSWNYRAEDGGGIILDMVCHWRYVLDNLFGEVESVVCIGTTDIPERYDEKGKQYQATADDSAYATFKLKGGVIAHINMSWVTRVYRDDLVTFQVDGTHGSAVAGLTDCMIQARQATPRPVWNPDEKRMHDFYADWQKLPENVVYDNGFKEQWEMFIRHVCEDAPYKYTLLEGAKGVQLAECALKSWKERRWIDVAPIVV; encoded by the coding sequence ATGACGACCAAACGCCTCGGCCTGATCATGAACGGCATTACGGGCCGGATGGGTCTCAACCAGCATCTGATCCGCTCGATCGTTGCGATCCGCGAGCAGGGCGGCGTGCAGCTCGCGAACGGCGACCGCATCATGCCCGATCCGATCCTGGTCGGCCGCGATGCCGAGAAGGTCGCTGCGTTGGCAAAACGCTTCAACGTCGAGCGCCACACCACCGATCTCGATCGCGCGCTGGCCGACAAGGGCGACACTCTGTTCTTCGACGCGGCCACGACCCAGGCGCGGCCCTCGCTGCTGACCAAGGCGATCAACGCCGGCAAGCATGTCTATTGCGAGAAGCCGATCGCGACCAATCTCGAGGAAGCCGTTGCAGTCGTGAAGCTTGCCAATGCCAAGGGGCTCAAGCACGGCACGGTGCAGGACAAGCTGTTCCTGCCGGGCCTGAAGAAGCTCGCCTTCCTGCGCGATTCCGGCTTCTTCGGCCGCATGCTCTCGGTGCGCGGCGAATTCGGCTATTGGGTATTCGAAGGCGGCTGGCAGGACGCACAGCGGCCGTCCTGGAACTACCGCGCCGAGGATGGCGGCGGCATCATCCTGGATATGGTCTGCCACTGGCGCTACGTGCTCGACAATTTGTTCGGCGAGGTCGAGAGCGTGGTCTGCATCGGGACGACAGATATCCCCGAGCGCTATGACGAGAAGGGCAAGCAGTACCAGGCGACCGCCGACGATTCCGCCTATGCGACCTTCAAGCTGAAGGGCGGCGTGATCGCCCATATCAACATGAGCTGGGTGACGCGGGTCTACCGCGACGACCTCGTCACCTTCCAGGTCGACGGCACCCATGGCTCGGCGGTGGCGGGCCTGACCGACTGCATGATCCAGGCGCGCCAGGCGACGCCGCGGCCGGTGTGGAATCCGGACGAGAAGCGCATGCACGATTTCTACGCCGACTGGCAGAAGCTCCCCGAGAACGTCGTCTACGACAACGGCTTCAAGGAGCAGTGGGAGATGTTCATCCGCCATGTCTGCGAGGACGCGCCCTACAAATACACCCTGCTCGAAGGCGCCAAGGGCGTGCAACTCGCCGAATGCGCGCTGAAGAGCTGGAAGGAGCGGCGCTGGATCGACGTCGCCCCGATCGTGGTCTGA
- a CDS encoding VOC family protein, with translation MITGLDHVVVLTSDIAAASAAYETLFARAPAWRNSGDGADRVLFTLDNTTLELMAPRGDDDAAQRVRSALVTQGEGLASLCFRTSDIARTHRRLERLTLKPEPVAEVESRDETSGATLSWKRTRAATDATRGVRMFFLEREQERPLSVRTTPASITAMDHVVVSTADPERAAALYGARLGLDMALDRSHPEWGRLMFFRCGDLVVEVTHRPAKENNKAETDAPDRLRGICWRVTDIDATRARLIAAGVDASEIRTGRKPGTRVMTVRNGTCGVPTLLVQPSQGKPD, from the coding sequence ATGATTACCGGTCTCGATCATGTCGTCGTCCTCACCAGCGACATTGCTGCCGCCAGCGCCGCCTATGAGACGCTGTTCGCGAGGGCGCCGGCCTGGCGCAACAGCGGCGACGGCGCCGACCGCGTGCTGTTCACGCTCGACAACACGACGCTGGAATTGATGGCGCCGCGCGGCGATGACGATGCCGCCCAGCGCGTCCGCAGCGCGCTCGTCACGCAAGGCGAGGGACTTGCGAGCCTCTGCTTCCGCACCAGCGATATCGCCAGGACACACCGCAGGCTCGAGCGGCTGACCCTCAAGCCCGAGCCCGTCGCCGAGGTCGAGAGCCGCGACGAGACCAGCGGCGCCACGCTATCGTGGAAGCGGACGCGCGCGGCGACCGATGCGACACGGGGTGTGCGCATGTTCTTCCTGGAGCGAGAGCAGGAGCGGCCGCTGTCGGTGCGCACCACGCCGGCCTCGATCACCGCGATGGATCATGTGGTGGTCTCGACCGCCGACCCGGAACGTGCTGCGGCGCTCTACGGCGCGCGGCTCGGGCTCGACATGGCGCTGGACCGGTCGCATCCCGAGTGGGGCCGGCTGATGTTCTTCCGTTGCGGCGACCTCGTGGTCGAGGTCACGCACCGGCCGGCCAAGGAAAACAACAAGGCGGAGACGGACGCGCCGGATCGGCTGCGCGGCATCTGCTGGCGCGTCACTGATATCGATGCCACCCGCGCGCGGCTGATTGCCGCTGGCGTCGACGCCTCGGAGATACGCACCGGCCGCAAGCCCGGCACGCGCGTGATGACGGTGCGCAACGGCACGTGCGGCGTGCCGACGCTTCTGGTGCAGCCCTCGCAGGGAAAGCCAGACTAG
- a CDS encoding FAD-dependent oxidoreductase, producing the protein MTGSVIIVGAGHAGFQLAASLRQAGFAEPIALINDEGHLPYQRPPLSKAYLKGTGGPETLMFRPDKFYQDNKIELITDRAHAVDRNARKVALASGTSLDYGHLVFATGARNRLLDIPNAKLDAVRYLRILDESQALRDLLAPGMRVVVIGAGFIGLEFAATARAKGLEVDVVELASRVMARAVTAEISEFSQSRHSAAGIRIHLGVQVTAIEADGARVTGVSLSNGTHIPADLVVVGVGVLPNVELAAEAGLPVASGIIVDEHLSTADPNISAIGDCALYTSKRFGGSLRLESVQNATDHARCVASRLTGKAEVYDGLPWFWSDQGPDKLQMAGLTTGYDRVVVRGDRAQGAFSAFCYRGDRLLGIESVNRAGDHMFGRRLLGAGGSITPEQAADASFDLKSALS; encoded by the coding sequence ATGACAGGCTCGGTCATCATCGTCGGCGCCGGACATGCCGGCTTCCAACTCGCGGCGTCGCTGCGCCAGGCCGGCTTCGCCGAGCCCATCGCCCTGATCAATGACGAGGGCCATTTGCCGTACCAGCGGCCGCCTTTGTCGAAGGCCTATCTGAAGGGGACCGGCGGGCCCGAAACCCTGATGTTCCGGCCCGACAAGTTCTACCAGGACAACAAGATCGAGCTGATCACCGATCGCGCCCACGCGGTCGACCGCAATGCGCGGAAGGTGGCGCTCGCCTCCGGCACGTCGCTCGACTACGGCCATCTGGTGTTCGCGACCGGTGCGCGGAACCGGCTGCTCGATATTCCCAACGCAAAGCTCGACGCCGTCCGCTACCTGCGTATCCTCGACGAGAGTCAGGCGCTGCGCGATTTGCTCGCACCCGGCATGCGCGTCGTCGTGATCGGCGCGGGCTTCATCGGGCTGGAATTCGCGGCCACTGCGCGGGCCAAGGGCCTCGAGGTCGACGTGGTCGAGCTCGCTTCCCGCGTGATGGCGCGCGCGGTGACCGCGGAGATCTCCGAGTTCTCGCAGTCGCGGCACAGCGCGGCCGGCATCCGGATCCACCTCGGGGTGCAGGTCACGGCGATCGAGGCCGATGGCGCCAGGGTCACCGGCGTCAGCCTGAGCAACGGCACGCACATCCCGGCCGATCTTGTCGTGGTCGGCGTCGGCGTGCTGCCGAATGTCGAGCTCGCCGCGGAGGCCGGCCTGCCGGTCGCATCGGGCATCATCGTCGACGAGCACCTCTCGACGGCCGATCCGAATATCTCCGCGATCGGCGATTGCGCGCTCTACACCAGCAAGCGCTTCGGCGGGTCGCTGCGGCTCGAGTCGGTGCAGAACGCGACCGACCATGCGCGCTGCGTGGCGTCGCGGCTGACCGGCAAGGCCGAGGTCTATGACGGCCTGCCGTGGTTCTGGAGCGACCAGGGCCCGGACAAGCTGCAGATGGCAGGTCTCACCACCGGCTACGACCGCGTCGTGGTGCGCGGCGACCGTGCGCAGGGGGCGTTCTCGGCGTTCTGCTATCGCGGCGACAGGCTGCTCGGCATCGAGTCGGTCAATCGCGCCGGCGATCACATGTTTGGCCGCCGACTGCTCGGCGCTGGAGGCTCGATCACACCGGAGCAGGCGGCGGATGCGAGCTTTGATTTGAAGAGCGCGCTGTCCTAA